The region TCGtctttacctttctttccttccagtttcatccttgatttgacaTTGGACCAGCTCATcgaaaacgttttcattttcatttaattattaaagaatGGTAGATGAAAAGGTAGAAGCTGTAGAGCAGCGAATTTTAGAGCTTGCCATTGCGATAAGTGTAGAAGACAGGGATCGTGAAGGAAGGGCGTATCTTGATCTCGGCTGGGCTTACCACAACCGATGTGATTATCAACAGGCCATAAAAAATTACTCGCAAGCATTACATATTGTCATAGAAATAGGCTGCAGGGCTAGAGAAGCAATAGTCTCTTGCTGCCTCGGTCGTGCCTATTTTAAGCTGGGTAATTTCaaacaagccatagagtaccacaaaaaACAGCTTAGTATCaataaagaagtaggggatagaaTTTGGGAGGGAATAGCTTATCTAAATCTGGGGAATGCCTATCgcagtctaggtaattttaaaaaagtcatTGAGTATTGCGAAAAatatcttagtattgcaaaagaagtaggtaataagGCTTGGGAGGAATCAGTCTATGGAAATCTAGGAATTGCTTATCACAGTCTCGGTAATCTtgaacaagccattgagtactgcgAAAAATATCTCAGTATTGCTCAAGAAGTTGGTAATAGGACTGgagagggatcagcctatggataTCTAGGAATTGTCTATCGCAGTGTAGGTAATtctaaacaagccattgagtacttcgaaaaacatcttagtattgctaaagaagtaggggatagggctggggagggatcagcctatggagaTCTAGGAAATTCCCATCTTAGagtaggtaattttaaacaagccattgagtactacaaCAAATAcattagtattgcaaaagaggtaggggatagggctggtgAGGGATCAGTCTATGGAAAGCTAGGAATTGCTCATCACAGTCTCGGTaatcttaaacaagccattcAGTACTGCGAAaaatgtcttagtattgctCAAGAAGTTGGTAATAGGGCTGAGgtgggatcagcctatggaaacaTAGGAATTGCTTATCACAGTctcggtaattttaaacaagccgttgagtactgcgaaaaacaccttagtattgcaaaagaagtaggggatatgGCTGaggaaggagcagcctatggaaatctagGAATTGCCTATCACAGTCTAGGTAATTtgaaacaagccattgagtactgcgaaaagcatcttagtattgctaaagaagtaggtaatagggccaAGGAGGGaacagcctatggaaatcttggAGTTGCCTATCGCAGTCTAAGTAATTtcaaacaagccattgagtatcacgaaaaacatcttagtattgcaaaagaagtaggtaatagggctggggagggatcagcctatggaaatctaggaactgcctatcgcaatctaggtaattttaaacaagccactGATTATTACAAAAAACagcttagtattgcaaaagaagtaggtaatagggctggggagggatcaggcTATGGAAATCTAGGAAATTCCTATCTTAGTctcggtaattttaaacaagccattgagtactacgaaaaacatctttgtATTGCTAAGGAaataggggatagggctggggagagATCCTATGCAAATCTGGGAAGTGCCTATCTTAATCAAGGTAATCTTAAGAAAGCCATGGAGTGCCATGAACACTGTCTTAGTATTGTCAAGGAAATTGGAGACTGTCTAGGAGAGGGAATCGCGTGGTATTTGCTA is a window of Montipora foliosa isolate CH-2021 chromosome 5, ASM3666993v2, whole genome shotgun sequence DNA encoding:
- the LOC138003197 gene encoding tetratricopeptide repeat protein 28-like, encoding MVDEKVEAVEQRILELAIAISVEDRDREGRAYLDLGWAYHNRCDYQQAIKNYSQALHIVIEIGCRAREAIVSCCLGRAYFKLGNFKQAIEYHKKQLSINKEVGDRIWEGIAYLNLGNAYRSLGNFKKVIEYCEKYLSIAKEVGNKAWEESVYGNLGIAYHSLGNLEQAIEYCEKYLSIAQEVGNRTGEGSAYGYLGIVYRSVGNSKQAIEYFEKHLSIAKEVGDRAGEGSAYGDLGNSHLRVGNFKQAIEYYNKYISIAKEVGDRAGEGSVYGKLGIAHHSLGNLKQAIQYCEKCLSIAQEVGNRAEVGSAYGNIGIAYHSLGNFKQAVEYCEKHLSIAKEVGDMAEEGAAYGNLGIAYHSLGNLKQAIEYCEKHLSIAKEVGNRAKEGTAYGNLGVAYRSLSNFKQAIEYHEKHLSIAKEVGNRAGEGSAYGNLGTAYRNLGNFKQATDYYKKQLSIAKEVGNRAGEGSGYGNLGNSYLSLGNFKQAIEYYEKHLCIAKEIGDRAGERSYANLGSAYLNQGNLKKAMECHEHCLSIVKEIGDCLGEGIAWYLLGRDHELLGSLSNALSCYRSSIKRFDETRRSLKSEDEWKISFRDSHCMSYTALWRTLLKNGEIEEALYAAEKGRAQALMDILKEQYSIGSHLFSTLTPKQTVSAALKIERFPAQAVFVALDDNKITFWVLRKDSKISFRQSETSNGSADLFMKTIFKGIGVRGGVRCEDRSLDPLPSNPPCSRERFRDKSVLSSPSSENPLTLLYDVLIRPIVDLLHDDELIIVPDGPFCLAPYSALSESIRIRTIPSLTALNLIIGAPEDFHSKTGALLVGDPWLKEVREPILEQLPCAKEEVEMIGELLQTTPLTGRNATKAEVLNRMKSVALVHIAAHGCPETGEIALAPNTERESPTPKKEDFLLKMSDVAAVRLRARLVVLSCCHSGRGEVKSEGVVGIARAFLGAGARSVVVSLWAIDDEATLLFMRSFYQHLVDGKSASAALHQAMKSLRESKQYCAVKHWAPFVLVGDDVTLHFLSKK